In Osmerus eperlanus chromosome 17, fOsmEpe2.1, whole genome shotgun sequence, a single genomic region encodes these proteins:
- the phlda1 gene encoding pleckstrin homology-like domain family A member 1: MMLENGGKILKEGLLEKRSDGLLQLWKKKHCVLTEDGVLLLPPKQHDHPHHQHHGGGDTGKIKELHFANMKTVDCVERKGKYMYFTVVMTEGKEIDFRCPQDEGWNAEITLQMVQYKNRQAILAVKSTRQKQQLLVVQLPGQKMVRSSPNVA; encoded by the coding sequence ATGATGTTGGAGAACGGCGGAAAGATACTGAAAGAGGGTCTTCTGGAGAAGCGGAGCGATGGTTTGCTGCAGCTGTGGAAGAAAAAGCATTGCGTCCTAACAGAGGATGGGGTTCTGCTTCTCCCGCCGAAGCAGCACGACCATCCGCATCATCAGCACCACGGCGGTGGAGATACCGGCAAAATCAAGGAGCTGCACTTTGCCAACATGAAAACAGTGGACTGCGTCgaaaggaaaggaaaatatATGTACTTCACAGTTGTCATGACGGAGGGCAAGGAGATAGATTTCAGGTGTCCACAGGACGAAGGCTGGAATGCCGAGATAACTTTGCAAATGGTGCAATACAAGAACAGGCAGGCGATACTGGCCGTGAAGTCGACGAGACAGAAACAGCAGCTGCTTGTAGTTCAGCTACCGGGACAGAAAATGGTTCGGAGCTCGCCAAACGTTGCGTGA